In Streptomyces qaidamensis, one DNA window encodes the following:
- a CDS encoding carbohydrate ABC transporter permease, whose protein sequence is MTTTLTKPPADAVPEPPKRSRGMKAARAGGQLHAGPVAYVILALFTVISLFPLVWTAIAASRDNQRLAQTPPPFWFGSGLFDKLEVAWTDANLGEAFLNTTLVAGISSFTIVFLSTIAGFAFAKLRFKGRGAAMLIVIGTMMVPPQLSIIPLYMMVAKLDWTDQLQAVIFPSLVSAFGVFFMRQYLIQALPDEIIEAARVDGASSWRVVWHVVFPTARPAMAVLGMLMFVQTWNDFLWPFLVLTQTGNPTVQVAVAGLGRGYTPDQSLIMAGALLGTLPLLIVFAIFGKQIVGGIMQGAVKG, encoded by the coding sequence GTGACGACGACCCTGACGAAACCCCCGGCCGACGCGGTCCCCGAGCCGCCGAAGCGGTCACGCGGCATGAAGGCCGCACGCGCGGGCGGGCAGCTGCACGCCGGCCCGGTGGCGTACGTCATCCTCGCCCTCTTCACCGTCATCTCGCTGTTCCCGCTGGTGTGGACGGCGATCGCCGCCTCGCGCGACAACCAGCGCCTGGCGCAGACTCCGCCGCCGTTCTGGTTCGGCTCCGGCCTCTTCGACAAGCTCGAAGTGGCCTGGACGGACGCCAATCTGGGCGAGGCGTTCCTCAACACCACCCTGGTGGCCGGCATTTCGTCGTTCACCATCGTGTTCCTGTCGACGATCGCCGGATTCGCCTTCGCCAAGCTGCGCTTCAAGGGCCGCGGTGCGGCGATGCTGATCGTGATCGGCACGATGATGGTGCCGCCGCAGCTCAGCATCATCCCGCTGTACATGATGGTCGCCAAGCTCGACTGGACGGACCAGCTCCAGGCGGTGATCTTCCCGTCCTTGGTGAGCGCGTTCGGTGTGTTCTTCATGCGGCAGTACCTGATCCAGGCGCTGCCGGACGAGATCATCGAGGCGGCCCGGGTGGACGGCGCGAGCAGCTGGCGCGTGGTGTGGCACGTGGTGTTCCCGACCGCGCGACCGGCGATGGCCGTCCTGGGCATGCTGATGTTCGTGCAGACCTGGAACGACTTCCTGTGGCCCTTCCTGGTCCTGACCCAGACCGGCAATCCGACCGTGCAGGTGGCGGTGGCGGGGCTGGGACGCGGCTACACCCCCGACCAGTCCCTGATCATGGCCGGCGCCCTGCTGGGCACACTGCCGCTGCTGATCGTCTTCGCGATCTTCGGCAAGCAGATCGTCGGCGGCATCATGCAGGGCGCCGTCAAGGGCTGA
- a CDS encoding GH1 family beta-glucosidase, which produces MPDSENPATAVTFPPAFLWGAATSAYQIEGAVREDGRTPSIWDTFSHTPGKTAGGETGDIAVDHYHRYRDDVALMAELGLGAYRFSISWSRVQPTGRGPAVQKGLDFYRRLVDELLSKGIKPAVTLYHWDLPQELEDTGGWPERDTAYRFAEYAQIVGEALGDRVEQWITLNEPWCSAFLGYASGVHAPGRTDPAASLRAAHHLNLAHGLGASALRSVMPARNTVAVSLNSSVVRPLSQDPADLAAARRIDDLANGVFHGPMLHGAYPESLYVATASLTDWDYVLDGDLELINQPLDALGLNYYTPALVSAADASAKAPRADGHGASDHSPWPAADDVAFHQTPGDRTEMGWTIDPTGLHELIMRYTREAPGLPLYITENGAAYDDKIDSDGRVHDPERVAYLHGHLSAVRRAIADGADVRGYYLWSLMDNFEWSYGYGKRFGAVYVDYATLERTPKTSARWYGRAARTGALPEVEAV; this is translated from the coding sequence ATGCCTGACTCCGAGAACCCGGCCACTGCGGTGACCTTCCCGCCCGCCTTCCTGTGGGGCGCGGCGACGTCCGCGTACCAGATCGAGGGCGCGGTGCGGGAGGACGGCCGTACGCCGTCGATCTGGGACACCTTCAGCCATACGCCGGGCAAGACGGCCGGTGGTGAGACCGGTGACATCGCTGTCGACCACTACCACCGCTACCGCGACGACGTGGCGCTGATGGCGGAGCTGGGCCTGGGCGCCTACCGCTTCTCCATCTCGTGGTCGCGGGTGCAGCCGACCGGCCGGGGCCCGGCCGTGCAGAAGGGCCTGGACTTCTACCGGCGGCTGGTGGACGAGCTGCTGTCCAAGGGCATCAAGCCGGCCGTCACCCTCTACCACTGGGACCTGCCGCAGGAGCTGGAGGACACGGGCGGCTGGCCGGAGCGTGACACGGCGTACCGGTTCGCGGAGTACGCGCAGATCGTCGGCGAGGCGCTGGGCGACCGGGTGGAGCAGTGGATCACGCTCAACGAGCCGTGGTGCAGCGCGTTCCTGGGGTATGCCTCCGGGGTGCACGCCCCGGGCCGTACGGACCCGGCGGCCTCGCTGCGTGCCGCGCACCATCTGAATCTGGCGCACGGGCTGGGCGCGTCTGCGCTGCGGTCGGTGATGCCGGCCCGCAACACGGTCGCGGTCAGCCTCAATTCCTCGGTGGTGCGGCCGCTTTCGCAGGACCCGGCGGATCTGGCGGCGGCCCGCAGGATCGACGACCTGGCCAACGGCGTGTTCCACGGACCGATGCTGCACGGCGCCTACCCGGAGTCCCTGTACGTGGCGACGGCGTCCCTCACGGACTGGGACTACGTCCTCGACGGCGACCTGGAGCTGATCAACCAGCCGCTGGACGCGCTGGGCCTCAACTACTACACGCCCGCGCTGGTCTCGGCGGCGGACGCGTCGGCGAAGGCGCCGCGCGCCGACGGCCACGGGGCGAGCGACCACTCGCCGTGGCCGGCCGCGGACGACGTCGCCTTCCACCAGACGCCCGGCGACCGCACCGAGATGGGCTGGACGATCGACCCGACCGGTCTGCACGAGCTGATCATGCGCTATACCCGGGAGGCACCGGGCCTGCCGCTGTACATCACGGAGAACGGCGCGGCCTACGACGACAAGATCGACTCCGACGGCCGGGTGCACGACCCGGAGCGGGTGGCCTACCTCCACGGCCATCTGTCGGCGGTCCGCAGGGCGATCGCCGACGGCGCGGACGTCCGCGGCTACTACCTGTGGTCCCTGATGGACAACTTCGAGTGGTCCTACGGCTACGGCAAGCGCTTCGGCGCGGTGTACGTGGACTACGCGACGCTGGAGCGCACGCCGAAGACGAGCGCCCGGTGGTACGGCCGGGCGGCGCGGACCGGGGCCCTGCCCGAGGTCGAGGCGGTCTGA
- a CDS encoding glycoside hydrolase family 36 protein gives MHHPFTPVASVPVNPHRASVHEEGWQSWSPSGAYALDAAPHRPANANWATVCYRPGATVPAGTFQGEGLLALDPGDGSPVRLWAAAEPTRKVPSIRLVCGDGRVAEISADGPVKEWTGPDVQSVLGDWAAGLGLDASRPAPTVWCSWYEYFTAVTEDDIHENLRAMDTLDLPVDVVQIDDGYQRALGDWLTLSGRFRSRAGIAEKIRSRGRRAGIWTAPFLVDPASDLAAAHPDWLVRDTTGGFAHAGRNWGHDLRVLDTTHPNAAAYLTEVFTTLRAEGYDYFKTDFLYAGALDGIRHADTDALTAYRAGIALIREAIGEDAYLLGCGAPMLPSIGLFDAMRVSPDTAPHRRPEADDYSQPGQDPAEFTGAARQWQHNRLWTNDPDCLMARPAVETRERWAAHVESTGGLMASSDRLLSLDRWGVETTRRLLSGTHH, from the coding sequence GTGCACCACCCCTTCACCCCGGTCGCTTCGGTGCCGGTCAACCCGCACAGGGCCAGCGTCCACGAGGAGGGCTGGCAGTCCTGGAGCCCCAGCGGCGCCTACGCCCTGGACGCGGCGCCCCACCGCCCAGCCAACGCCAACTGGGCCACGGTCTGTTACCGCCCCGGGGCCACCGTCCCCGCCGGCACCTTCCAGGGCGAGGGCCTGCTCGCGCTCGACCCCGGCGACGGCTCACCGGTCCGGCTGTGGGCGGCGGCCGAGCCGACGCGTAAGGTGCCGTCAATCCGGCTGGTCTGCGGGGACGGCCGGGTCGCCGAGATCAGCGCCGACGGCCCGGTGAAGGAGTGGACCGGCCCGGACGTCCAGTCGGTCCTGGGCGACTGGGCCGCGGGCCTCGGCCTCGACGCCTCCCGCCCGGCACCGACCGTCTGGTGCTCCTGGTACGAGTACTTCACGGCCGTCACCGAGGACGACATCCACGAGAACCTCCGTGCGATGGACACCCTCGACCTGCCCGTCGACGTCGTCCAGATCGACGACGGCTACCAGCGGGCCCTCGGCGACTGGCTCACCCTCTCCGGCCGCTTCCGCTCCCGCGCCGGGATCGCCGAGAAGATCCGCTCCCGCGGCCGTCGCGCCGGCATCTGGACGGCCCCGTTCCTCGTCGACCCGGCGAGCGACCTGGCCGCAGCGCACCCCGACTGGCTGGTCCGCGACACCACCGGCGGCTTCGCGCACGCCGGCCGCAACTGGGGCCACGACCTGCGCGTCCTGGACACCACCCACCCGAACGCGGCCGCGTACCTGACCGAGGTCTTCACCACCCTGCGCGCCGAGGGCTACGACTACTTCAAGACCGACTTCCTCTATGCGGGCGCCCTGGACGGCATACGCCACGCGGACACCGACGCCCTCACGGCCTACCGGGCCGGCATCGCCCTGATCCGCGAGGCGATCGGCGAGGACGCCTACCTCCTGGGCTGCGGCGCCCCGATGCTCCCCTCCATCGGCCTGTTCGACGCCATGCGCGTCAGCCCGGACACGGCACCCCACCGCCGCCCCGAAGCCGACGACTACAGCCAACCCGGCCAGGACCCGGCCGAGTTCACGGGAGCGGCCCGCCAGTGGCAGCACAACCGGCTCTGGACCAACGACCCGGACTGCCTGATGGCCCGCCCGGCGGTCGAGACCCGTGAGCGGTGGGCGGCCCATGTGGAGTCCACCGGAGGCCTGATGGCTTCCAGCGACCGTCTGCTGTCCCTGGACCGGTGGGGCGTGGAGACGACCCGCCGCCTGCTGTCGGGCACCCACCACTGA
- a CDS encoding carbohydrate ABC transporter permease — protein MSTLSAPRKQRTPIRPARVLLHTFLVVTALAWLAPLLWALFAAMRPYAETSTKGYVSWPDKLTFDNFTNAFQQSDMLHYFGNTLLIAVPAVLLTLLLSSMVAFYVSRFDFRVNLFLLLVFTAGNLLPQQVIITPLYRLYLLIDLPGITMSGKLYDSALGLVLIHVAFQSGFCAFVLSNYMRSLPHELTEAALVDGASVWRLYWQIVLPLCKPAMAALATLLSIWIYNDFFWAIVLISTGENMPITSALNNLSGQYFTDPNLVAAGALLTAIPTLIVYFALQRQFVSGLTLGANKG, from the coding sequence ATGAGCACCCTGAGCGCCCCGCGCAAACAGCGCACACCGATCCGCCCCGCCCGGGTCCTGCTGCACACCTTCCTCGTCGTCACGGCCCTGGCCTGGCTCGCGCCCCTGCTGTGGGCCCTGTTCGCGGCGATGCGGCCGTACGCCGAGACCAGCACCAAGGGCTACGTCTCCTGGCCCGACAAGCTCACCTTCGACAACTTCACCAACGCCTTCCAGCAGTCGGACATGCTGCACTACTTCGGGAACACGCTGCTGATCGCGGTCCCGGCCGTGCTGCTGACGCTGCTGCTGTCGTCGATGGTCGCCTTCTACGTCAGCCGCTTCGACTTCCGGGTCAACCTGTTCCTGCTGCTGGTGTTCACGGCCGGCAACCTGCTGCCCCAGCAGGTCATCATCACCCCGCTGTACCGGCTCTACCTGCTGATCGACCTGCCCGGCATCACCATGAGCGGCAAGCTGTACGACTCAGCACTCGGCCTGGTGCTCATCCACGTGGCGTTCCAGTCCGGGTTCTGCGCGTTCGTGCTGAGCAACTACATGCGCTCGCTGCCCCACGAACTGACCGAGGCGGCCCTCGTCGACGGCGCCTCCGTCTGGCGGCTGTACTGGCAGATCGTGCTGCCGCTGTGCAAGCCGGCGATGGCCGCCCTCGCCACCCTGCTGTCCATCTGGATCTACAACGACTTCTTCTGGGCCATCGTCCTCATCTCCACCGGCGAGAACATGCCGATCACCTCGGCGCTGAACAACCTCTCCGGCCAGTACTTCACCGACCCCAACCTGGTCGCCGCCGGCGCCCTGCTCACCGCGATCCCCACCCTGATCGTCTACTTCGCGCTCCAGCGTCAGTTCGTCAGCGGCCTCACCCTCGGCGCCAACAAGGGCTGA